In Nonomuraea sp. NBC_00507, the following are encoded in one genomic region:
- a CDS encoding pentapeptide repeat-containing protein yields MAATIEGIPDWGRWILAGTALAGISTLGIAALIGPAARRLAGEQHPLTQAERQQMTATERVEAVNAARHTLIQAATGLVVIGGVVFTAQGLWYTAQSLDASRQAQRTAEQGQITDRYIKAVEQLGSTKMDVRLGGIYALERLAKDSPRDHQTVYEVLAAFVREHDHKLKPGVRVPGALATDAQAALTVIGRRDVTLDTRGPNLVQSRIARADLRQLNLAGADLYDTDLAAADLRSANLNGANLTGAKLLNADLTGANLAGAKLRGTNLVDVDLAYADLRGADLAGVDLGGTYLVGADLRGADLRHVRGVTVDEIRKETRVDETTKF; encoded by the coding sequence GTGGCAGCGACCATCGAGGGCATCCCGGACTGGGGCCGCTGGATCCTGGCCGGTACCGCCCTGGCCGGGATCTCCACACTCGGCATTGCCGCACTCATCGGGCCAGCCGCTCGCCGCCTGGCCGGAGAACAGCACCCCTTAACTCAGGCCGAGCGCCAGCAGATGACCGCCACAGAACGTGTGGAGGCCGTCAACGCTGCCCGCCACACCCTGATCCAGGCCGCCACCGGGCTGGTCGTCATCGGCGGTGTCGTCTTCACCGCGCAGGGCTTGTGGTACACCGCGCAGTCCCTCGACGCCTCCCGCCAGGCCCAGCGGACCGCCGAGCAGGGGCAGATCACCGACCGGTACATCAAGGCCGTGGAACAACTCGGCTCCACCAAGATGGACGTTCGCCTGGGCGGCATCTACGCCCTGGAACGGCTCGCGAAAGACTCCCCGCGCGACCACCAGACCGTGTACGAGGTGCTGGCCGCGTTCGTTCGCGAGCACGACCACAAGCTCAAGCCCGGCGTCCGTGTGCCGGGGGCACTCGCCACTGACGCGCAAGCCGCATTGACCGTCATCGGCCGTCGAGACGTCACCCTAGATACGCGTGGACCCAACCTGGTCCAGTCCCGTATTGCTAGGGCGGACCTGCGCCAATTGAATCTGGCCGGCGCGGACCTTTATGACACGGACCTTGCTGCCGCGGACCTGCGCAGCGCGAACTTGAACGGTGCGAATCTGACGGGCGCGAAGCTGCTTAACGCGGACCTGACGGGCGCGAACCTGGCTGGCGCGAAGCTGCGCGGCACGAACCTGGTTGACGTGGACCTTGCCTACGCGGACCTGCGCGGCGCCGACCTGGCCGGCGTGGACCTGGGCGGCACGTACCTGGTTGGCGCGGACCTGCGCGGCGCGGACCTGAGGCATGTACGGGGAGTCACAGTGGACGAAATACGGAAAGAGACCCGGGTTGATGAGACCACGAAATTCTGA
- a CDS encoding TIGR03618 family F420-dependent PPOX class oxidoreductase, producing MTDLTAFAELTPLDHGLCVLNTLRRDGSVQSSVVNAGVLEHPLRGEPVVGLVATGGSRKLHHLRADPRATIVARAGWRWVTVEGDAEIIGPDDPHPDVNSEALRLLLRDIFKAAGGTHDDYDTYDRVMAEERRAAVLIAPRRVYTNPQTS from the coding sequence GTGACCGATCTAACCGCCTTCGCCGAACTGACACCTCTCGATCACGGCTTGTGCGTGCTCAACACGCTGCGCCGCGATGGCAGTGTCCAGTCCTCTGTGGTCAACGCCGGAGTGCTGGAACATCCACTCCGGGGAGAGCCGGTCGTCGGGCTCGTCGCCACCGGCGGCTCCCGCAAGCTGCACCATCTGCGTGCCGACCCCCGCGCCACGATCGTCGCCCGCGCCGGCTGGCGATGGGTAACCGTCGAGGGAGACGCCGAGATCATCGGCCCCGACGACCCGCACCCCGACGTCAACAGCGAAGCACTGCGGCTGTTGCTACGGGACATCTTCAAAGCCGCCGGTGGCACGCACGACGACTACGACACCTACGACCGGGTCATGGCCGAAGAGCGACGAGCCGCCGTCCTCATCGCTCCCCGCCGCGTCTACACCAATCCGCAGACCTCATGA
- a CDS encoding DUF2637 domain-containing protein, with amino-acid sequence MSFRHMRELALAQGEDELAAALIPLAVDGTIVAASMTLLRASRYGARGGVLPWGLLIISSLASIGANVVVAEPTGIARMPEKSRSQHPQGEQEPLGPD; translated from the coding sequence GTGTCGTTCCGGCACATGCGCGAGTTGGCCTTGGCGCAGGGTGAGGATGAGCTGGCTGCTGCGCTCATCCCGCTGGCGGTGGATGGCACGATCGTGGCGGCGTCGATGACGCTGCTGCGGGCCAGCCGCTATGGGGCGCGTGGGGGTGTGCTGCCCTGGGGTTTGTTGATCATCAGTAGCCTCGCCAGCATCGGAGCCAACGTGGTGGTGGCGGAGCCGACAGGTATCGCCCGCATGCCGGAGAAGTCGCGGTCACAACATCCGCAGGGAGAGCAGGAACCCTTGGGTCCTGACTAG
- a CDS encoding aldo/keto reductase produces MRYRILGGTGIEVSTHCLGTMMFGSAGNPDHDDSIRIIHTALDHGINFVDTADMYSAGESEEIVGKALQGRRDEVVLATKVHFQMGEGPNRSGNSRRWIMREVEASLKRLRTDWIDLYQIHRPDHRTDIEETLSALTDLVRQGKIRAFGSSAFPAHETVEAYHVARQRGLYRFRTEQPPYNILARGIEGDVLPTAQRLGMGVLTYSPLGWGFLTGRYRKGQQVDLSRGRAALAPERFDPSTSVNAAKLEVVEELVKLADELGCTLPALAVGFVASHPAVTSVILGPRTMEQLDGLLKGASLVLDDTVLDRIDELVPPGTNVYHPVGLWSPAPLTDPALRRRPLGDRAAS; encoded by the coding sequence ATGAGATATCGCATCCTCGGCGGCACTGGTATCGAGGTCAGCACCCACTGCCTCGGCACCATGATGTTCGGCTCGGCCGGCAACCCCGACCACGATGACAGCATCCGCATCATCCACACCGCCCTCGACCACGGGATCAACTTCGTCGACACCGCTGACATGTACTCGGCGGGCGAATCCGAGGAGATCGTGGGCAAGGCGCTGCAGGGCCGGCGAGACGAGGTGGTGCTGGCGACGAAGGTGCACTTCCAGATGGGGGAGGGGCCCAACCGCAGCGGGAACTCGCGGCGTTGGATCATGCGCGAGGTCGAGGCGAGTCTCAAGCGGCTGCGCACCGACTGGATCGACCTCTACCAGATCCACCGCCCCGACCACCGGACCGACATCGAGGAGACCCTCTCGGCACTGACCGATCTGGTCCGGCAGGGCAAAATCCGGGCCTTCGGCAGCTCGGCGTTCCCGGCGCACGAGACGGTCGAGGCCTACCACGTGGCCCGGCAGCGCGGCTTGTACCGGTTCCGCACCGAGCAGCCGCCGTACAACATCCTGGCCCGCGGCATCGAGGGCGACGTCCTTCCCACGGCGCAGCGGCTCGGTATGGGCGTGCTCACCTACAGCCCGCTGGGCTGGGGGTTCCTGACCGGTCGTTACCGCAAGGGGCAGCAGGTCGACCTGTCGCGGGGCCGCGCCGCGCTCGCGCCAGAACGGTTCGACCCGTCTACCTCGGTCAACGCAGCCAAGCTGGAGGTCGTCGAGGAACTGGTGAAACTGGCGGACGAGCTCGGCTGCACCCTGCCGGCGCTGGCCGTCGGCTTCGTTGCGTCACACCCGGCGGTCACCTCGGTCATCCTCGGCCCGCGCACGATGGAGCAGCTGGATGGCTTGCTGAAGGGCGCCTCGCTGGTGCTCGACGACACCGTGCTCGACCGGATCGACGAGCTCGTGCCGCCCGGCACCAACGTCTACCACCCTGTCGGCCTCTGGAGCCCCGCGCCCCTGACCGACCCCGCCTTGCGCCGCCGCCCGCTCGGCGACCGCGCCGCGAGCTGA
- a CDS encoding PadR family transcriptional regulator — MKSVRLLVLGALRRRGRAHGYQVRVDLESWGAHEWSTATSGSVYHALKSMAAQGLLVTHETVPSEAGGPPRIEYELTDKGEQEYFTLLSRALADREPSLDVLGAAVGLIEDLPRERALQMLRERARAMHEWRTSITSHLPADTDLDAWGPVGEVLSLWLTTADTGAQWTHRLIRRLEEGAFTMAGEAPAAAQQAE, encoded by the coding sequence ATGAAGTCCGTACGGCTGCTGGTGCTGGGAGCGCTGCGCAGACGCGGACGCGCACACGGCTACCAGGTCCGCGTTGATCTGGAGTCGTGGGGCGCGCACGAGTGGTCCACCGCCACGTCGGGCTCGGTGTACCACGCGCTCAAGAGCATGGCCGCCCAGGGCCTGCTGGTGACGCACGAGACAGTCCCCTCCGAAGCCGGGGGCCCGCCGCGGATCGAGTACGAGCTGACCGACAAAGGCGAACAGGAATACTTCACCCTCCTCAGCCGCGCCCTCGCCGACCGCGAGCCGAGCCTGGACGTACTGGGCGCCGCCGTCGGCCTGATCGAGGACCTTCCCCGGGAGCGTGCCCTGCAGATGCTGCGCGAGCGAGCCCGCGCGATGCACGAGTGGCGTACAAGCATCACCTCGCACCTGCCCGCGGACACCGATCTGGACGCCTGGGGGCCGGTAGGCGAGGTCCTGTCCCTGTGGCTGACCACCGCCGACACCGGCGCCCAATGGACCCACCGGCTGATCCGCCGCCTGGAAGAGGGCGCGTTCACCATGGCCGGCGAGGCACCCGCAGCCGCGCAGCAAGCCGAATAG
- a CDS encoding sensor histidine kinase, which translates to MRLAARGLRLVGAVAAGAVTALVGLLFVLLAAPFADRPAVRTAVGWLTRLELRRLRLDLPGRNEDGELRYLAARTLVGLLGGMVMLLLVVGLGAAIMLAWSWGRGEAMDGMLPTPPLLAYALLAGSVLLFLEVCGLVGVEALERRLAVRLLAPDPTEALRRRIDELTVSRAGVVAAVDAERRRIERDLHDGVQQRLVALSMLAGRARRGRPELLEQLHEQAQQTLGELREVAWRVYPSGLDAHGLAEALAGVAERASVAVKVTCELPERLPAAVETAAYFVASEAVTNAAKHSGATLVTIEVRQEGTMVIVRVEDDGTGGADATGGGLTGLAQRVAALDGRLTLTSPSGGPTVVEAGLPCA; encoded by the coding sequence ATGCGCTTGGCGGCTAGAGGACTGAGGCTCGTCGGGGCGGTGGCGGCCGGCGCGGTAACCGCCCTCGTGGGGTTGCTGTTCGTCCTGCTGGCGGCGCCGTTCGCCGACCGTCCCGCCGTACGGACGGCGGTCGGCTGGCTGACCCGGCTCGAGCTGCGCCGGCTGCGCCTGGACCTTCCCGGCAGAAACGAGGACGGCGAGCTGCGTTACCTGGCCGCCCGGACGCTCGTGGGCCTGCTGGGCGGCATGGTGATGCTGCTGCTCGTGGTCGGCCTTGGCGCGGCGATCATGCTGGCGTGGTCGTGGGGGCGCGGGGAAGCGATGGACGGCATGCTGCCCACCCCGCCGCTGCTGGCCTACGCGTTGCTGGCGGGCTCCGTTCTGCTGTTTTTGGAGGTGTGCGGTCTGGTGGGGGTGGAGGCGCTGGAGCGGAGGCTGGCCGTACGGCTGCTCGCTCCCGATCCGACTGAGGCGCTCCGGCGGCGGATCGACGAGCTGACCGTGAGCCGCGCCGGAGTTGTCGCGGCCGTCGACGCCGAACGGCGCCGCATCGAGCGTGACCTCCACGACGGGGTGCAGCAGCGGCTGGTGGCGCTGTCCATGCTCGCAGGACGCGCCCGCCGGGGCCGTCCCGAGCTGCTCGAACAGCTGCACGAGCAGGCCCAGCAGACGCTGGGGGAGCTGCGTGAGGTGGCCTGGCGAGTCTACCCGTCGGGGCTGGACGCGCACGGGCTGGCGGAGGCGCTGGCCGGGGTGGCCGAGCGGGCCTCGGTCGCGGTCAAGGTGACATGCGAGTTGCCGGAGCGGCTTCCGGCGGCGGTGGAGACCGCCGCCTACTTCGTGGCCAGCGAGGCGGTGACGAACGCCGCGAAACACTCGGGGGCCACCCTGGTCACCATCGAGGTACGTCAGGAAGGCACCATGGTGATCGTGCGAGTGGAAGATGACGGAACGGGCGGAGCCGACGCCACCGGCGGCGGGCTGACCGGGCTGGCGCAGCGGGTGGCCGCGTTGGACGGCCGGCTCACCCTGACCAGCCCGTCCGGAGGGCCGACCGTGGTCGAAGCGGGGTTGCCGTGCGCGTGA
- a CDS encoding TetR/AcrR family transcriptional regulator: MVTDSTTLGEAASVPQPGKRERLVAAACELVHRQGVAHTTLADIAQAADMLVGNLYYYFKTKDDIVAAIVDTHAHQLTSALTELEGRHRSPKARLKALVGVLAERRESIAHYGCRYGTLGSELAKRAEGPDPLAALLMRIPLDWAEQQFRAMGRRDAHDLAVELVASYQGSAVLSNALGQPELMARQARRLKRWIDTLATSTDPTGRHIGEKG; this comes from the coding sequence GTGGTGACTGACTCAACGACACTTGGCGAGGCAGCCTCGGTCCCGCAGCCGGGCAAGCGCGAGCGGCTGGTTGCCGCAGCGTGCGAGCTGGTGCATCGCCAAGGCGTGGCGCATACCACGCTGGCGGACATCGCCCAGGCTGCGGACATGCTGGTAGGCAACCTGTACTACTACTTCAAGACGAAAGACGACATCGTCGCCGCCATCGTGGACACGCACGCACACCAGCTCACCTCAGCCCTCACCGAGCTGGAGGGCCGGCATCGCAGCCCCAAGGCCCGCCTGAAGGCGCTCGTGGGTGTGCTCGCCGAGCGGCGGGAGTCGATCGCCCACTATGGCTGCCGGTACGGGACGCTGGGCTCGGAGCTGGCCAAACGAGCCGAAGGACCAGATCCACTCGCCGCCCTGCTGATGCGGATCCCGCTCGACTGGGCCGAGCAGCAGTTCCGTGCCATGGGACGACGCGACGCGCATGACCTGGCAGTCGAACTGGTTGCCTCCTACCAGGGCAGCGCCGTGCTCAGCAACGCGCTCGGACAACCTGAACTGATGGCCCGCCAGGCACGACGGCTCAAACGATGGATCGACACGCTGGCAACATCAACAGACCCGACCGGAAGACACATTGGAGAGAAAGGCTGA
- a CDS encoding VOC family protein, translating into MAHEIAIPLLPCRDIDEIVEFYTMLGFTRTYYQVRPNPYVSLKREDLQLGFFGMPEGFKPEDSYGTCVVIVPDTAELFEAFAAGMRQAHGKLLVSGIPRMTRPRKRKNAENHSGFAVIDPGGNWIRITAAKPVPEEKEAVSGKLTTTLHRAVVMGDSHGKHVRAAQILDTALERDKDTATAAELLEALAYRAELALRAEDPVAAGDALARARALTLSEAERDKLAETLAALDDMEAVLRPAQQA; encoded by the coding sequence ATGGCCCACGAGATCGCTATACCGCTGCTTCCCTGCCGGGACATCGACGAGATCGTCGAGTTCTACACCATGCTGGGCTTCACCCGGACCTACTACCAGGTCCGCCCGAACCCGTACGTGTCGCTCAAACGCGAAGACCTCCAGCTCGGCTTCTTTGGCATGCCGGAGGGCTTCAAGCCCGAGGACTCCTACGGGACCTGCGTGGTCATCGTGCCCGACACCGCAGAGCTCTTCGAGGCGTTCGCCGCCGGCATGCGCCAGGCCCACGGCAAACTCCTGGTCTCCGGGATCCCCCGGATGACCCGGCCCCGCAAGCGCAAGAACGCCGAGAACCATTCCGGATTCGCCGTCATCGACCCCGGCGGGAACTGGATCAGGATCACGGCCGCCAAACCCGTGCCTGAGGAGAAGGAGGCGGTCTCCGGCAAGCTCACCACGACTTTGCACAGGGCGGTCGTGATGGGCGACTCCCACGGCAAGCACGTACGGGCGGCCCAGATCCTGGACACGGCCCTTGAGCGGGACAAGGACACCGCGACGGCGGCCGAGCTGCTCGAAGCGCTGGCCTACCGCGCCGAACTCGCACTCCGCGCCGAGGACCCCGTCGCCGCCGGCGACGCCCTCGCCCGGGCCCGCGCGCTCACCCTCTCCGAAGCCGAGCGCGACAAGCTTGCCGAGACCCTGGCCGCACTCGACGACATGGAGGCCGTTCTCCGGCCCGCACAGCAGGCCTGA
- a CDS encoding CAP domain-containing protein encodes MTASLVVLAVVGSSAESCDPAPGPSGPSSGYYETQETAVGIHYLNHRLGRHCSTQQANTGLRDLARAHSRDLAEHHAAPIDKYGENDNRRGHIGSDDTLPWGQDGRIKKALGFNTQAENAYWYQGKPADAIGPAWQFWSTSPTHLANLNNCALTNHGVGVYYNATTGWTYLTHDFGG; translated from the coding sequence ATGACCGCGTCGCTGGTGGTGCTGGCAGTTGTCGGTAGCTCGGCGGAGAGCTGCGATCCGGCGCCGGGACCATCCGGGCCGTCATCGGGGTACTACGAAACGCAGGAGACGGCGGTGGGGATTCACTACCTGAACCACCGCTTGGGGCGGCACTGTTCGACGCAGCAGGCGAACACCGGCCTTCGCGACCTGGCACGAGCGCACAGTAGGGACCTGGCGGAGCACCACGCCGCGCCGATCGACAAGTACGGCGAGAACGACAACCGCCGAGGCCACATCGGCTCAGACGATACCTTGCCATGGGGCCAGGACGGCAGAATCAAGAAGGCGCTCGGCTTCAACACCCAGGCTGAGAACGCTTACTGGTACCAGGGCAAACCCGCCGATGCCATCGGCCCCGCCTGGCAGTTCTGGAGCACCAGCCCCACCCACCTCGCCAACCTGAACAACTGTGCCCTCACCAACCACGGCGTAGGTGTCTACTACAACGCCACAACCGGCTGGACCTACCTCACCCATGACTTCGGCGGCTGA
- a CDS encoding RHS repeat-associated core domain-containing protein, whose translation MTLFDGLLRERQNQTQAVGGGRLITDTVRDSRGLVAWTSAPYYHDGSAPVTTLVTPTTAIPSVTENHYDGSGRIMETVLKANGVPRWKTVTTHGGDRTTVVPPAGGTKTESLLDARGRTTQLRQYRTGTAFDATDYTYTDGGALASVTDAAGNVWRYTYDQRGRKIKTADPDKGVSESTYDAAGQLVTVTDARKITLAYTYDALGRKTSLRDAAGNPLAEWIYDTAANGVGKPAKSIRHDGANLYISEVTAYDPGGRPTDTKITIPAAEGALAGSYAFRTTYNQDGQIDSTTSPAAGGLPAETLTFGYNAVGAPTYLSAGSQIYVNDVIYNQRGQAIQRILGQDGKRVWQTSTIDEPTGRTTNFSVVPEFKSEVVDFGYAHDDAGNVTRIADTPNGGQPADYQCYTTDYLRRLVEAWTPSTGDCAAARSLTGLGGPASYWHSYSYSLTGGRDVETWHAATNTVRDYAQPPQGGAAGSKPHAVTRIDKSGAATGSDTFAYDAAGNTTSRTVGGVTTTLAWDKEGHLASSTQGGLTTTNLYDVDGTRMLRRDPGGATLYLPGGLELRRTGSTVTGTRHYSHLGTAIAVRTPSALSWTAQDHHNTTEALIKATDLSVSRRRTLPFGGVRGTAPAAWAGDKGFVDGTNDPNGLTHIGAREYDPALGAFISVDPIIDVNDPQQMHGYAYSNNNPVTMTDPTGLRACADDVCGSGGAAPVPVTQGSADRYADKAGLNW comes from the coding sequence GTGACCCTTTTCGACGGCCTGCTCCGCGAGCGGCAGAACCAGACCCAGGCGGTCGGCGGCGGGCGGCTGATCACCGACACCGTTCGCGACTCCCGGGGCCTGGTCGCCTGGACCTCGGCTCCGTACTACCACGACGGCAGCGCGCCGGTCACCACGCTGGTCACTCCGACGACGGCGATCCCGTCGGTGACCGAGAACCATTACGACGGGTCCGGGCGGATCATGGAGACCGTGCTCAAGGCCAACGGCGTCCCCCGATGGAAAACTGTCACCACCCACGGCGGCGACCGCACCACCGTGGTGCCCCCGGCCGGGGGCACCAAGACCGAAAGCCTCCTCGACGCCCGTGGGCGCACAACACAACTGCGGCAGTACCGGACGGGAACGGCCTTCGACGCCACCGACTACACCTACACCGACGGCGGCGCCCTCGCCTCCGTGACCGACGCCGCCGGCAACGTCTGGCGCTACACCTACGACCAGCGCGGCCGGAAGATCAAGACCGCGGACCCGGACAAGGGCGTCTCCGAGTCCACCTACGACGCCGCTGGTCAGCTCGTCACCGTCACGGACGCCAGGAAAATCACCCTCGCGTACACCTATGACGCGCTGGGCCGCAAAACCTCCCTGCGTGACGCGGCCGGCAACCCACTCGCGGAATGGATCTACGACACCGCCGCCAACGGCGTGGGCAAACCGGCCAAATCCATCCGCCACGACGGGGCCAACCTCTATATCTCCGAGGTCACCGCCTACGACCCGGGCGGTCGCCCCACCGACACGAAGATCACAATCCCGGCGGCCGAGGGGGCGCTGGCCGGGTCGTACGCCTTCAGAACCACCTACAACCAGGACGGCCAAATCGACTCCACCACCTCACCCGCCGCCGGCGGCTTGCCCGCCGAGACGCTCACCTTCGGCTACAACGCCGTCGGCGCGCCGACCTACCTGAGCGCCGGATCGCAAATCTACGTCAACGACGTGATCTACAATCAGCGTGGTCAGGCGATCCAGCGCATCCTCGGCCAGGACGGCAAGCGCGTCTGGCAGACCAGCACCATCGATGAGCCGACCGGCCGCACCACGAACTTCTCGGTGGTCCCAGAATTCAAGAGCGAAGTCGTCGACTTCGGCTACGCCCACGACGACGCCGGCAACGTGACCCGCATCGCGGACACCCCCAACGGCGGCCAGCCCGCCGACTACCAGTGCTACACCACTGACTACCTCCGCCGCCTCGTCGAAGCCTGGACACCGTCCACCGGTGACTGCGCCGCCGCGCGATCGCTGACCGGTCTGGGTGGCCCGGCGAGCTACTGGCACTCTTACAGCTACAGCCTCACCGGCGGGCGCGACGTCGAGACCTGGCATGCCGCCACGAACACGGTCCGGGACTACGCGCAGCCTCCCCAGGGCGGCGCCGCCGGCAGCAAACCGCACGCCGTCACCCGTATCGACAAGTCCGGCGCGGCGACCGGCTCGGACACCTTCGCCTACGATGCGGCGGGGAACACCACCAGTCGCACGGTCGGCGGCGTCACCACCACCCTGGCATGGGACAAGGAAGGCCATCTCGCGAGCTCCACCCAGGGCGGCCTGACCACCACCAACCTCTACGACGTCGACGGCACCCGGATGCTGCGCCGCGACCCCGGCGGCGCCACCCTCTATCTGCCCGGCGGTCTCGAATTACGCCGGACCGGCAGCACGGTGACCGGCACCCGCCACTACTCCCATCTGGGTACGGCCATCGCGGTCCGCACCCCGAGCGCCCTGTCATGGACCGCCCAAGACCACCACAACACTACCGAGGCCCTCATCAAGGCCACCGACCTGAGCGTTTCCCGCCGCCGTACCCTTCCCTTCGGCGGAGTTCGCGGTACGGCTCCCGCCGCGTGGGCCGGCGACAAGGGCTTCGTCGACGGGACGAACGATCCGAACGGCCTCACCCACATCGGGGCGCGCGAATACGACCCCGCGCTCGGTGCCTTCATCAGCGTCGATCCCATCATCGACGTCAACGATCCCCAGCAGATGCATGGCTACGCGTACAGCAACAACAACCCCGTCACCATGACCGATCCGACCGGTCTGCGAGCGTGCGCCGACGACGTGTGCGGGTCCGGCGGTGCCGCCCCGGTGCCGGTCACGCAGGGTTCGGCGGACCGGTACGCCGACAAGGCGGGCCTGAACTGGTGA
- a CDS encoding serine hydrolase domain-containing protein has protein sequence MMQTMMNVLVAAAVAAGGQGVDVRGDLEKIVAGGGATAALARVSDGERTWTGAAGVRDIERGGRPSPHGYFRIGSVTKTFVATVVLQLVDEGKVRLDDPIEAHLPGLVPGGEQITVRQLLNHISHLYDYMSEPGYSTNRWRGDARFRSYQPRELLKVAFTKKLPDDGTWHYSNTNYVVLGLLVEKLTGNPYGEEVERRILHPLKLRHTLVPGNRAGLPSPHAKGYEPLPELVDATRMNPSLDWAAGEMISTTADLERFMSALLGGKLISKKSLQAMRTTVETGAGFGYGLGLQAYRLPCGTVWGHSGELIGYLTFAFRSDSGKSMTLSINPSTRNPSTEEVMGMAVKVFCGTADQQRS, from the coding sequence ATGATGCAGACGATGATGAACGTGCTGGTAGCGGCGGCCGTGGCGGCGGGCGGTCAGGGCGTGGACGTGCGTGGCGACCTGGAGAAGATCGTGGCGGGCGGCGGAGCGACGGCGGCTCTGGCGAGGGTCTCCGACGGCGAGCGCACCTGGACGGGCGCTGCGGGCGTACGCGACATCGAGCGCGGGGGACGGCCTTCGCCCCACGGCTACTTCCGGATCGGCAGCGTCACCAAGACCTTCGTCGCGACCGTGGTGCTCCAACTCGTGGACGAGGGCAAGGTGCGGCTCGACGACCCCATCGAGGCGCACCTACCCGGCCTGGTGCCGGGCGGCGAGCAGATCACGGTCCGTCAGCTCCTCAACCACATCAGCCACCTGTACGACTACATGAGCGAGCCCGGATACTCGACCAACCGCTGGCGCGGCGACGCCCGGTTCCGCTCTTACCAGCCGCGCGAGCTGCTCAAGGTGGCCTTCACCAAGAAGCTGCCCGACGACGGCACATGGCACTACTCCAACACCAACTACGTGGTGCTCGGGCTGCTAGTGGAGAAGCTGACCGGCAACCCCTACGGTGAGGAGGTCGAGCGCCGCATCCTGCACCCGCTGAAGCTGCGCCACACGCTGGTGCCGGGCAACCGGGCAGGGCTGCCGTCCCCGCACGCCAAGGGATACGAGCCGCTGCCCGAGCTGGTGGACGCCACGCGCATGAACCCCTCGCTGGACTGGGCCGCGGGCGAAATGATCTCAACGACGGCCGACCTGGAGCGGTTCATGTCGGCGCTGCTCGGCGGCAAGCTGATCAGCAAGAAGTCATTGCAGGCGATGCGTACGACGGTCGAGACGGGGGCCGGGTTCGGCTACGGGCTAGGGCTGCAGGCCTACAGGCTGCCGTGCGGGACCGTGTGGGGGCACAGCGGGGAGCTGATCGGCTATCTGACGTTCGCGTTCCGCTCGGACTCCGGCAAGTCGATGACCCTGTCGATCAACCCCTCGACCCGCAACCCGTCCACCGAGGAGGTTATGGGCATGGCCGTCAAGGTGTTCTGCGGGACGGCGGACCAGCAGCGCAGCTGA
- a CDS encoding response regulator transcription factor encodes MRVMLAEDSALLREGLVRLLKEEGHDVLAAVGDADALLEAVTGERPDAVVVDVRMPPTHTDEGLRAALEIRRRWPEVKVLVLSQYVEKKYATELMSGSIDGVGYLLKDRVAQVGDFLDALERVGAGGTAFDPEVVRQLLARTSHADPLAQLTARERQVLELMAQGLTNASIAQSLHVSQSAVEKHVNALFDKLALSHTTGYSRRVLAVLRYLGS; translated from the coding sequence GTGCGCGTGATGCTGGCCGAGGACTCGGCCCTGTTGCGGGAGGGCTTGGTGCGGCTGCTGAAGGAGGAAGGCCACGACGTCCTGGCCGCAGTGGGCGACGCCGACGCGCTCCTGGAGGCGGTGACCGGCGAGAGACCCGACGCGGTGGTGGTCGACGTACGGATGCCGCCCACCCACACCGACGAGGGCCTGCGCGCCGCCCTGGAGATCCGGCGGCGCTGGCCGGAGGTCAAGGTGCTGGTGCTGTCGCAGTACGTCGAGAAGAAGTACGCCACCGAGCTGATGAGCGGCAGCATCGACGGCGTCGGCTACCTGCTCAAGGACCGGGTGGCCCAGGTCGGCGACTTCCTGGACGCGCTGGAGCGGGTGGGCGCGGGCGGGACGGCGTTCGACCCCGAGGTGGTGCGCCAGTTGCTCGCGCGCACCAGCCACGCCGACCCGCTGGCCCAGCTCACCGCACGCGAGCGCCAGGTGCTGGAGCTCATGGCCCAGGGCCTGACCAACGCCTCGATAGCCCAATCCCTGCACGTGTCGCAGAGCGCGGTGGAAAAGCACGTCAACGCCCTGTTCGACAAGCTCGCGCTGTCGCACACCACCGGCTACAGCCGCCGCGTCCTGGCGGTGCTGCGCTACCTCGGCTCCTGA